AAAAAGGGTTACATCGCAAGTTACGTAACCCCTTGATATCTGGAGCCGATGAACGGAATCGAACCGTTGACCTACTGATTACGAATCAGTTGCTCTGCCGGCTGAGCTACATCGGCTTTTTCTGTGTGGTGGCAGGATTCTTTATCGCAAGGCGGGTTCGTTGTCAAGTTTAATCAGCGGGGATGATCTTCTATCCCGTTGCTTTCCCTTGACTTTGAATGCTCCTTTGATACTATTTCCTATCTTCCAAAAAGGAACGGTGTTCGTGAATAACCCGATGCAGAGGCTGTTTGCCGCGTCTCCTTTCAAAATTGCCATCCTTGTCATCGTCGGAATGGTTCTTTTTTACTTCCTGAAAGTTCCCTTTCTCACGTTCATGGAACTCAAGACCCTTGACCTGCGGTTTGTCTCCCGGGGCGTTGCAGTTCCCGGTGAAGAAACGGTGATTGCCGCCATCGATGAGAAGAGCTTGTCCGAGCTGGGACGATGGCCCTGGAGGCGGACGGTCATAGCGGATCTTATTGGACGCCTGGACGAATACGGGGCGAAGGCCATCGGTTTCGATATTGTTTTCGCCGAACCCGACGAGCACGGGAGCATCGATGCGCTGGAAGCAGTGGCCAGGGAAATCGAGAGCATGGGCCTCGATGATCACCCTGTTGCCAGGGTCCTGGAAAAACGCATCGAGGCTGCCGACACGGATACGGTTCTGGCACGGGCCATTGAACAGGCCATGAAGGTGACGCTGGGATACTTTTTCTACACGAGCGAACAGGAGGCGGCTCACCTTTCCGCCGAGGCCGTGCGGGCGGGAGCGGAGAACCTCATGGGGTCCCAGTACCAGGCGGTACGGTACACGGGCACCCCGCGGCGTTCCTTTATGATCGAAGCCTTCGCGGCGGCGACGAATATCCCGGTCCTTTCGGAGGTTGCTGAAACCTCGGGGTTTTTCAACGCCCTCCCCGACCCGGACGGAACGAACCGCTGGTCTCCCCTGGCCATCGGCTACGATGACGCCATGTACCCCTCTCTCGCTCTTGCCACGCTGATGGTGTACCGGGACTGGCCGCTGTCGGCCATGATCATCTCCGACGCGGGGGTGGACCGGATTGTTTTTGACGAGACGATCATTCCCGTTGACGGCGCCGGTAGAATGCTCATCAATTACCGGGGGCCCGGGGGAACATTTCCCCACTATTCGATCAGTGATATTGTCGCGGGGCGCCTGGATCCGGAGCTGTTCAGGGACAGGATCGTCCTGGTGGGGGCAACGGCCACGGGAATCTACGACCTCCGGGTCACGCCCTTCAGCACCGTCTATCCCGGTATCGAGATCCATGCCACCGTCATCGACAACATTCTTCACGAAGACTTCCTGAAACGGCCCGACTGGACCTTTATCGCCGATCTGCTGGCGGTCCTTCTCCTCGGGCTTCTCATGGTCCCCGTTCTTTCGAGAATGAAGGCTCTCTACGGGTTTATTTTTTCTGTCCTGCTTGCCGCGGCCTGGATCATTGTAAACTATTATCTCTTTGCCCGGTACAATCTCTGGATCAACATGGTATACCCCGTGGTGACCATCCTGCTTATCTACGTGGGGGTTACGCTGTACCGCTACATCAGCGAGGAGCGGGAGAAGAAGAAAATCCGCGGTGCCTTCCAGTATTATCTGACGGGTTCCGTCATTGAGGAGATGCTGAAGAACCCCGACAAGCTTAAGCTTGGGGGAGACAAGAAAGACCTGACGGTGCTCTTTTCCGATATCAGGGGATTTACGTCCATATCGGAAATGCTTCCGCCGGAAGAGCTGGTACATCTTCTCAACGAGTACCTGACGGCCATGACCGGGAAAGTCTTTCACCATGAGGGCCTGCTTGACAAGTACATGGGAGATGCCATCATGGCCGTTTACGGGGCGCCGCTTGAACAGCCCGATCACGCTCTGCGGGCCTGTCTCACGGCGCTGGACATGATGGACGAGATGAAAGTGCTCCAGGCAAAGTGGACCGTCGAAGGAAAGCCTTCCATGGATATAGGCATCGGCATCAATACCGGGGACATGGTGGTCGGCAACATGGGTTCCGACATGCGCTTCGATTATACGGTCATGGGTGACAGCGTGAACCTGGGAGCGCGACTTGAGGGTATCAACAAAGAATACGGGACCAATATCGTCATCAGCGAGTTTACCCATGAGAGGATACAGGACGAACTGCTGTGCCGGGAACTGGACGCCGTGCAGGTGAAAGGGAAAAAGCTTCCCGTCAGGATTTATGAACTGCTGGGCCCCATCGGTGTCGGGGACTATGCCTTCCTTCCCGTTTTTGAAGAGGGGCTGGCCCTGTACCGGCAATGCCGGTGGGATGAGGCGATTGCCTCCTTCGGGAGGGTGCTCGACATGAAACCCGATGATTACCCCTCCCGGATGTACATCACGAGGTGCGAGACCCTGCGGGAGAATCCTCCGGGAGAGGGATGGGATTGCGTCTTTAAAATGACCACCAAGTGACGGTCGGCTGATATGACGAGAAACTACCGGAACTGGGTCGAGATCGACCTTGACAGCTTCAGACACAACTGGAACGAGATACGCCGTCTCGTTGGCGGCGGGGTGCGGGTGATGCAGGTCGTCAAGGCCGATGCCTACGGTCACGGGGCCATCGAGATATCCCGGGCGGCCCTGAAGA
This genomic interval from Syntrophales bacterium contains the following:
- a CDS encoding adenylate/guanylate cyclase domain-containing protein, whose protein sequence is MNNPMQRLFAASPFKIAILVIVGMVLFYFLKVPFLTFMELKTLDLRFVSRGVAVPGEETVIAAIDEKSLSELGRWPWRRTVIADLIGRLDEYGAKAIGFDIVFAEPDEHGSIDALEAVAREIESMGLDDHPVARVLEKRIEAADTDTVLARAIEQAMKVTLGYFFYTSEQEAAHLSAEAVRAGAENLMGSQYQAVRYTGTPRRSFMIEAFAAATNIPVLSEVAETSGFFNALPDPDGTNRWSPLAIGYDDAMYPSLALATLMVYRDWPLSAMIISDAGVDRIVFDETIIPVDGAGRMLINYRGPGGTFPHYSISDIVAGRLDPELFRDRIVLVGATATGIYDLRVTPFSTVYPGIEIHATVIDNILHEDFLKRPDWTFIADLLAVLLLGLLMVPVLSRMKALYGFIFSVLLAAAWIIVNYYLFARYNLWINMVYPVVTILLIYVGVTLYRYISEEREKKKIRGAFQYYLTGSVIEEMLKNPDKLKLGGDKKDLTVLFSDIRGFTSISEMLPPEELVHLLNEYLTAMTGKVFHHEGLLDKYMGDAIMAVYGAPLEQPDHALRACLTALDMMDEMKVLQAKWTVEGKPSMDIGIGINTGDMVVGNMGSDMRFDYTVMGDSVNLGARLEGINKEYGTNIVISEFTHERIQDELLCRELDAVQVKGKKLPVRIYELLGPIGVGDYAFLPVFEEGLALYRQCRWDEAIASFGRVLDMKPDDYPSRMYITRCETLRENPPGEGWDCVFKMTTK